Proteins from one Phytoactinopolyspora mesophila genomic window:
- a CDS encoding FAD-dependent oxidoreductase, with the protein MTTTLPTTTDVLVVGAGPTGLTLAIGLAQSGHDVTVVDHQAAGDNTSRAAVVHSHTLEALEPYGVVERLTTEGIHAPRFTIRDHDRVLVPVPFSELPTAYPYLLMISQATTETILLDRFTELGGHVHRPFTLTTLAQDDAGVTASFSDGERVRAAYVVGADGMHSTVRQEAGIGFSGDTYPESFVLADVHLGGAIPDDEVIMYFSPEGPVVVAPLPGGSHRIVATVDNAPKEPDAALVQDLLDTRGSRAQRTEVQDVIWSSRFRVHHRVADTYRAGRIMLAGDAAHVHSPAGGQGMNAGITDAAALSQVLGRVLSGESPELLESYGASRRPVAKQVVALASRLTRVATANRALRPVRNAMLGLLGRIPRFRTRLAHQLSGLVYR; encoded by the coding sequence ATGACCACCACACTCCCCACCACCACAGACGTCCTAGTGGTCGGCGCCGGCCCCACCGGTTTGACCCTGGCGATCGGTCTCGCGCAGAGCGGCCACGACGTCACGGTCGTCGACCACCAGGCGGCAGGTGACAACACGTCGCGTGCCGCCGTCGTGCACTCCCACACATTGGAAGCACTAGAGCCCTACGGGGTAGTCGAGCGCCTCACCACGGAGGGCATCCACGCGCCGCGCTTCACCATTCGAGACCACGACCGGGTCCTGGTCCCAGTGCCCTTCTCCGAGCTGCCGACCGCCTATCCCTACCTGCTGATGATTTCTCAGGCCACCACCGAAACCATCCTCCTCGACCGGTTCACTGAGCTCGGCGGGCACGTGCACCGGCCATTCACCCTCACCACACTCGCCCAGGACGACGCTGGAGTGACGGCCTCGTTCTCCGACGGCGAGCGGGTCCGCGCGGCCTACGTCGTCGGCGCCGACGGCATGCACAGCACCGTGCGGCAGGAGGCCGGGATCGGCTTCAGCGGGGACACCTACCCCGAGTCGTTCGTGCTGGCTGACGTCCACCTTGGCGGCGCAATCCCGGACGACGAGGTCATCATGTACTTCTCCCCTGAAGGCCCCGTCGTTGTCGCACCGTTGCCCGGCGGGTCGCACCGCATCGTCGCTACCGTCGACAACGCACCGAAAGAACCCGACGCTGCATTGGTACAGGACCTTCTCGACACCCGCGGATCAAGAGCACAACGCACCGAGGTGCAGGACGTGATCTGGAGCTCACGCTTCCGAGTGCACCACCGGGTTGCCGACACCTACCGCGCCGGCCGGATCATGCTCGCCGGCGACGCCGCTCACGTGCACAGCCCAGCAGGCGGCCAGGGCATGAATGCCGGCATCACCGACGCCGCGGCACTGAGCCAGGTACTCGGGCGGGTGCTGAGCGGAGAAAGCCCCGAACTACTCGAGAGCTACGGCGCCAGCCGCCGGCCCGTAGCCAAGCAAGTAGTCGCGCTGGCCAGCCGGCTGACCAGGGTCGCCACCGCCAACCGGGCTCTGCGCCCGGTGCGTAACGCAATGCTCGGACTGCTGGGCCGGATTCCACGGTTCCGCACCCGGCTGGCCCACCAGCTGTCCGGCCTCGTCTACCGCTGA
- a CDS encoding TetR family transcriptional regulator, translating into MRRTSEETKAKILAAARERFAADGYERSTIRAIATDACIDPSMVMRYFGSKEKLFAAAADFDLELPSLSGLERDRAGSLMVEHFLDRWDADDGLMVLLRSGVTNDDAAERMRDIFAGQIMPVVAELSDDQSTVAVRGALAATQILGFALARYILRFPPIVDMSRDEVVAWLGPTVQRYLTGAP; encoded by the coding sequence ATGCGGAGAACATCGGAAGAGACCAAGGCGAAGATCCTTGCGGCGGCACGGGAGCGGTTCGCCGCGGACGGCTATGAGCGCAGCACTATCCGCGCCATCGCGACTGACGCCTGTATCGACCCGTCGATGGTGATGCGCTATTTCGGCAGCAAGGAGAAGTTGTTCGCGGCCGCGGCGGATTTCGACCTCGAGTTGCCGTCGCTGTCCGGTCTGGAGCGAGATCGGGCCGGCTCGCTGATGGTGGAACATTTCCTCGATCGGTGGGATGCCGATGACGGGTTGATGGTGCTACTGCGCTCCGGCGTCACGAACGACGACGCCGCCGAGCGCATGCGAGACATCTTCGCCGGACAGATCATGCCGGTCGTGGCCGAGCTGTCGGACGACCAGTCGACCGTGGCCGTTCGGGGTGCGCTCGCGGCTACTCAGATCCTCGGGTTTGCCCTGGCCCGCTACATCTTGCGATTCCCGCCCATCGTCGACATGAGCCGGGACGAGGTTGTTGCCTGGCTAGGCCCTACGGTGCAGCGCTACCTCACCGGTGCGCCCTAG
- a CDS encoding type IV toxin-antitoxin system AbiEi family antitoxin domain-containing protein, whose translation MTGLPTGGAVFTPFISPAREPHDRLDAVTLDELLSVQHGVISRRQAIAAGLSIRQIERRLVSGRWCRIHRGVYATFTGPLIYEALLWAAILRAGRDAVASHQTAAFLDGVCDDPGEVIHVTVPAGRHVRGRIDRVRVHYAHRLARTRHPTRLPPRTRIEETVLDLIDDTCLAREVETWVSRACQRRRTTAERLAEALGMRPKIRWRPMLESMLVDVSEGAESPLELRHLRRVERAHGLPTGRRQRRVAGGRTVWIDVDHDEYMLRIELDGRLGHVEEGRFRDRRRDNLATVDGRATLRYGHADVFGDPCGVAAEQASVLAARGWDGTPHPCGPECTTFP comes from the coding sequence ATGACTGGGCTCCCCACCGGCGGTGCAGTGTTCACGCCGTTCATTTCTCCTGCACGCGAACCGCACGACAGGCTCGACGCCGTCACGCTCGATGAACTCCTCTCCGTGCAACATGGCGTGATCAGCCGCCGGCAGGCGATCGCGGCCGGTCTGAGCATCCGTCAGATAGAGCGGCGGCTCGTCTCGGGGCGCTGGTGCCGCATTCACCGAGGCGTGTACGCGACCTTCACCGGGCCGTTGATCTACGAGGCATTGTTGTGGGCCGCCATCCTCCGCGCCGGCCGAGACGCCGTCGCGAGTCATCAGACGGCGGCCTTCCTGGACGGCGTGTGTGATGATCCCGGCGAGGTGATCCACGTGACCGTGCCGGCAGGCAGGCATGTCCGGGGCCGCATCGACCGAGTGCGAGTTCACTACGCGCACCGGCTGGCCCGCACCCGCCATCCGACCCGGCTGCCGCCGCGCACTCGCATCGAAGAGACGGTGCTGGATTTGATCGATGACACATGTCTGGCTCGCGAGGTCGAGACCTGGGTCAGCCGTGCGTGTCAGCGCCGGCGCACCACTGCGGAAAGGCTGGCGGAGGCGCTTGGAATGCGTCCCAAGATCCGCTGGCGACCGATGCTGGAGAGCATGCTCGTCGACGTTTCCGAAGGAGCTGAGTCGCCACTGGAGCTCCGGCACCTGCGCCGGGTCGAACGCGCCCACGGATTGCCGACGGGCCGCCGCCAGCGGCGAGTCGCCGGCGGGCGCACTGTCTGGATCGACGTCGACCATGACGAGTACATGCTCCGGATCGAGCTCGACGGCAGGCTTGGCCATGTCGAGGAGGGCCGGTTCCGGGATCGGCGTCGTGACAATCTGGCGACGGTGGATGGCCGGGCCACGCTGCGCTACGGGCACGCTGACGTCTTTGGTGACCCCTGTGGCGTGGCAGCGGAACAGGCTAGCGTGCTCGCCGCCCGGGGCTGGGACGGCACACCCCACCCGTGTGGGCCAGAGTGCACGACGTTCCCATGA
- a CDS encoding ABC transporter ATP-binding protein, translating to MSANGSEPAGSGHATPLLSVRDLRTTFPIRSPLLRRTVAQIQAVAGVSFDLYPGETLGLVGESGSGKSTIARTIIGLETAAAGTVTFDGQDLTSLSPAGMRRIRRDVQMIFQDPYSSLNPRRTVAQIIAEAWEVHPGVVPKPRWNARVKELLERVGLNPDHAGRYPHQFSGGQRQRIGIARALALHPKLIICDEAVSALDVSIQAQVLNLLQDLQRDLGLTYLFIAHDLSAVRHISTRIAVMYLGKIVEIADRNETFERPTHPYTQALLSSVPVPRPWEAPERREIIITGDVPSPADPPSGCRFRTRCWKAQELCAEEEPALQTRLGLHPSACHFAELLGHDQPSRA from the coding sequence ATGTCCGCCAACGGGTCTGAGCCAGCCGGCTCCGGGCACGCTACGCCCTTGCTCTCCGTGCGAGATCTGCGCACCACCTTCCCGATCCGCTCTCCCCTGCTGCGCCGGACGGTCGCCCAGATCCAGGCCGTCGCCGGGGTGTCGTTCGACCTTTACCCCGGTGAGACGCTCGGGCTGGTCGGCGAGTCCGGCTCGGGCAAGTCGACCATCGCCCGCACGATCATCGGCCTGGAGACCGCGGCGGCAGGCACGGTGACCTTCGACGGGCAGGACCTCACCTCGCTTTCGCCCGCCGGTATGCGACGGATCCGGCGCGACGTTCAGATGATCTTCCAAGACCCGTACTCGTCGCTGAATCCACGCCGGACCGTGGCGCAGATCATCGCAGAGGCGTGGGAGGTGCACCCCGGCGTCGTGCCGAAGCCTCGATGGAATGCGCGGGTCAAGGAGCTGCTGGAGCGCGTGGGTTTGAACCCGGACCATGCCGGCCGGTATCCACATCAGTTCTCCGGTGGACAACGGCAGCGGATCGGCATCGCGCGGGCCCTAGCCCTGCACCCGAAGCTGATCATCTGCGACGAGGCGGTCTCCGCGCTCGACGTCTCCATCCAGGCGCAGGTCCTCAACCTGCTGCAGGATCTGCAACGCGATCTCGGGCTGACCTACCTGTTCATCGCCCACGATCTGTCCGCCGTCCGGCACATCTCGACCCGTATCGCCGTGATGTACCTGGGCAAGATCGTCGAGATCGCCGACCGGAACGAGACCTTCGAACGGCCGACCCATCCGTACACCCAGGCGTTGCTCTCTTCTGTTCCGGTGCCCCGGCCGTGGGAGGCGCCGGAACGACGCGAGATCATCATCACCGGCGACGTGCCGTCACCCGCTGACCCTCCGTCCGGGTGCCGGTTCCGCACCCGATGCTGGAAAGCGCAGGAGCTGTGCGCCGAGGAAGAACCGGCGCTGCAGACCCGGCTGGGCCTGCACCCGAGTGCGTGCCATTTCGCCGAGCTCCTCGGCCACGACCAGCCATCCCGGGCGTGA
- a CDS encoding ABC transporter ATP-binding protein → MLSVRDLRVEFSTGAGTVRAVDGISFDVRPGETLAILGESGSGKSVTSQAIMGIIPKPAGRVTGGEIRYRGGDLLTRPASEVRKLRGTEIAMVFQDPLSSLNPVFRVGYQIGEMFRRHRGYSRSDARAAAVELMERVGIPAARKRVDDFPHQFSGGMRQRIMIAIALALDPALLIADEPTTALDVTVQAQIMKLLTRLQREEGMALILITHDLGVVADVADRVLLMYAGRVVETGDIREVYEYSAHPYTKGLMASIPDLDSPADRLTPITGSPPNLLDLPPGCSFRPRCPYAQAVCLDDDPALLQVDSRPSSHRAACHFREEVLDDVRQRV, encoded by the coding sequence ATCCTCAGCGTGCGGGACCTTCGGGTCGAGTTCAGCACGGGGGCCGGAACCGTCCGGGCCGTCGACGGGATCTCCTTCGACGTGCGCCCAGGCGAGACTCTCGCCATTCTGGGCGAGTCCGGCAGCGGCAAGAGTGTCACCTCGCAGGCGATCATGGGGATCATCCCGAAGCCGGCCGGGCGGGTCACCGGCGGCGAGATCCGGTACCGCGGCGGCGACCTGCTGACCAGGCCCGCGTCCGAGGTGCGAAAGCTTCGCGGTACCGAGATCGCCATGGTCTTCCAGGACCCGCTCAGTTCGCTGAACCCGGTCTTCCGGGTCGGCTACCAGATCGGCGAGATGTTCCGGCGGCACCGGGGCTACTCCCGCAGCGACGCGCGCGCCGCCGCTGTGGAGCTGATGGAACGGGTCGGGATTCCCGCTGCTCGCAAGCGGGTGGACGACTTCCCCCACCAGTTCTCCGGCGGGATGCGCCAGCGCATCATGATCGCCATCGCCCTGGCACTCGATCCGGCCTTGCTGATCGCCGACGAACCCACCACCGCACTCGATGTGACCGTGCAGGCGCAGATCATGAAACTGCTGACCCGCCTGCAACGTGAGGAGGGCATGGCGTTGATCCTGATCACGCACGACCTCGGCGTGGTCGCCGACGTCGCCGACCGGGTGCTGTTGATGTACGCCGGCCGCGTCGTGGAGACCGGCGACATCCGCGAGGTCTACGAGTATTCGGCGCACCCCTATACCAAGGGCCTGATGGCGTCCATCCCCGATCTCGACAGCCCGGCCGACCGGCTCACGCCCATCACCGGCTCACCACCCAACCTGCTCGATCTGCCTCCGGGCTGCTCCTTCCGCCCTCGATGCCCGTACGCACAAGCGGTCTGCCTCGACGACGATCCGGCCTTGCTGCAGGTGGACAGCCGGCCCAGCTCGCACCGAGCAGCGTGCCACTTCCGGGAGGAGGTGCTCGACGATGTCCGCCAACGGGTCTGA
- a CDS encoding ABC transporter permease: MTDVVSELSRSTSAQPAPPAARKAKRAGGGRIRFSATVISIYVAAAIFGPWLVRYDAVATSTTDRLLPPGSRLSDGSLAIFGTDDVGRDLLAQILQGARISIAVGVATLLLAGLIGVTIGVIAGYFGGWLDGVLMRLADVQLTFPSILLAIFIAALLGPSVVNVVIVLAISNWVTFARVARAQVLATKRRDFVDATRTIGAGTWHLIRRCILPACTAPILVVATVEIGGVILAEASLSFLGLGTPTNTPSWGLTIANGRDYLSDAWWISTIPGLTLAILVVSFGILGDALRDRFDPKLKNL, encoded by the coding sequence ATGACAGACGTTGTCAGCGAACTTTCCAGATCCACGAGTGCCCAACCGGCTCCGCCGGCGGCTCGTAAGGCCAAACGCGCCGGCGGCGGCCGGATCCGGTTCTCCGCCACGGTCATCAGCATCTACGTGGCCGCGGCCATCTTCGGACCGTGGCTCGTTCGGTACGATGCCGTCGCCACCAGTACCACCGACCGGCTGTTGCCGCCCGGTTCGAGGCTTAGTGACGGCTCTCTCGCGATCTTCGGCACCGACGACGTCGGTCGTGATCTGCTCGCGCAGATTCTGCAGGGAGCCCGCATCTCGATCGCGGTGGGTGTGGCCACACTCCTGCTCGCCGGACTGATCGGCGTCACCATCGGGGTGATCGCCGGATACTTCGGCGGCTGGCTGGACGGGGTCCTGATGCGCCTGGCCGACGTGCAACTCACCTTCCCGTCCATCTTGCTGGCGATCTTCATCGCCGCGCTGCTCGGCCCGAGCGTCGTCAATGTGGTGATCGTGCTGGCGATCTCCAACTGGGTCACGTTTGCCCGGGTGGCACGTGCTCAAGTGCTGGCCACCAAGCGACGCGATTTCGTCGACGCGACCCGCACCATCGGCGCCGGCACCTGGCACCTGATCCGCCGCTGCATCTTGCCCGCTTGCACCGCCCCGATCCTGGTAGTCGCCACCGTCGAGATCGGCGGTGTCATCCTCGCCGAGGCGTCGCTGAGCTTCCTCGGTCTGGGGACGCCGACCAATACGCCGAGTTGGGGGCTCACCATCGCCAACGGTCGCGACTATCTCTCCGACGCGTGGTGGATCTCCACCATCCCTGGCCTCACGCTGGCGATTCTCGTCGTCAGCTTCGGCATCCTCGGCGACGCACTGCGCGACCGATTCGACCCGAAGCTGAAGAACCTGTGA
- a CDS encoding ABC transporter permease — MGAYLARRLFFSIFVLWGAVSIIFLVLRLVPGDPALILLGPDAHPDQIAALQERMGLNEPLIIQYGIYMRDVVQLDFGPSFRFGVDAMEHVLTHVPNSAQLAFTSLGLALLIGFPLGIIAALKANTLTDRIISVFSLATQSLPNFWVGIVFILVFARMLQVLPSYGQGSWQHLVLPSVTLALPFLAILVRLTRSGLLEVIHEGYVQTARAKGLREGVVIFPHAVRNALIPVITVIGLQFGALLGGTVIVETVFAWPGVGRVLIEAISHRDYGVVQAAILLIAAIFVFTNLVVDILYGYLDPRVRLAG; from the coding sequence ATGGGGGCCTACCTCGCACGGCGGCTGTTCTTCTCCATCTTCGTACTCTGGGGCGCGGTCTCCATCATCTTCCTGGTGCTCCGGCTGGTCCCGGGTGACCCGGCCCTGATCCTGCTGGGGCCGGACGCACACCCTGACCAGATCGCCGCGCTGCAAGAACGCATGGGCCTCAATGAGCCCCTGATCATCCAATACGGCATCTACATGCGCGACGTCGTCCAGCTCGACTTCGGCCCGTCGTTCCGCTTCGGCGTCGACGCGATGGAGCATGTGCTCACCCACGTGCCCAACTCAGCGCAGCTCGCGTTCACCTCGCTGGGGCTCGCACTGCTGATCGGGTTCCCGCTCGGGATCATCGCCGCGCTGAAGGCCAATACCCTCACCGACCGCATCATCTCGGTCTTCTCACTGGCCACACAGTCACTGCCGAACTTCTGGGTGGGCATCGTCTTCATCCTGGTCTTCGCCCGCATGCTGCAGGTGCTGCCCAGCTACGGGCAGGGCAGCTGGCAGCATCTCGTGCTGCCCTCGGTCACGCTGGCGCTGCCGTTCCTGGCCATCCTCGTCCGGCTGACCCGCAGCGGGCTGCTCGAGGTCATCCATGAGGGATACGTGCAGACCGCCCGTGCCAAGGGTTTGCGCGAGGGGGTGGTGATCTTCCCGCACGCGGTCCGGAACGCACTGATTCCGGTGATCACCGTCATCGGCCTGCAGTTCGGCGCGCTTCTCGGCGGCACCGTGATCGTCGAGACCGTGTTCGCCTGGCCGGGCGTCGGCCGGGTACTCATCGAGGCGATCTCACACCGTGACTACGGGGTCGTCCAAGCGGCAATCCTGTTGATCGCCGCCATCTTCGTCTTCACCAACTTGGTCGTAGACATCCTCTACGGCTATCTCGATCCACGGGTAAGGCTGGCCGGGTGA
- a CDS encoding IclR family transcriptional regulator, whose translation MKSLSRALMVLAELSRRGHPLTLNDIAGAVDLHKSTVHRMLATFVEHGLVRRDEANRYVVGLDAFDLARAARGETGPGELVQSVLETLCRSTGLTASYARPRSGAMTYAAVVGDATGFPNTEVIGTAVPMYATALGKAYLAHRPRVEVERYAARAPFRPLTPRTITDGYGLLRGLTRARHQGFAVEDREFATDLRAVSAPVLDHDGLAVAALSVTIPARPPRPGDVRRVVAAVISGASQLGAHLLDEAPAAPEPALDGACAQAIAGVASGHPLTAAAPARGA comes from the coding sequence ATGAAATCGCTGAGCCGTGCGCTGATGGTGCTGGCCGAACTCAGCCGGCGAGGCCATCCGTTGACCTTGAACGACATCGCGGGCGCGGTCGATCTGCACAAGAGCACGGTGCACCGCATGCTCGCCACGTTCGTCGAGCACGGCCTGGTACGGCGTGACGAGGCGAACCGGTACGTCGTCGGCCTCGACGCTTTCGATCTGGCGCGAGCGGCACGCGGCGAGACCGGCCCCGGTGAGCTGGTGCAGTCAGTCCTGGAGACGCTATGCCGCAGCACCGGCCTCACCGCCAGCTACGCCCGACCGAGAAGCGGGGCGATGACATACGCGGCTGTGGTCGGTGACGCCACCGGCTTCCCGAACACCGAAGTCATCGGCACGGCGGTGCCGATGTATGCGACCGCGCTGGGCAAGGCCTACCTGGCCCACCGACCGCGGGTGGAGGTGGAACGCTACGCGGCCCGGGCGCCGTTCCGCCCGCTCACGCCACGCACCATCACCGATGGCTACGGGCTGCTGCGCGGACTGACGCGGGCTCGGCACCAGGGCTTCGCCGTGGAAGACCGCGAGTTCGCCACCGACCTGCGCGCTGTCAGCGCCCCGGTACTAGATCACGACGGGCTCGCCGTCGCGGCCTTGTCGGTCACCATCCCCGCACGGCCACCGCGCCCGGGCGATGTCCGGCGGGTCGTCGCCGCGGTCATCTCCGGCGCCAGCCAACTCGGCGCCCATCTGCTGGACGAAGCGCCGGCCGCGCCGGAGCCCGCGTTGGATGGCGCTTGCGCGCAAGCCATCGCAGGTGTTGCGAGCGGCCACCCGTTGACAGCGGCTGCACCGGCGCGAGGCGCCTGA
- a CDS encoding DUF6772 family protein, which produces MNTGTSNNTRDELREAIIAADPRLSRFRPLPRILSHDEFNSGTHGWCELIGNYDGNGNLDTVDDHMRDFRPPQLSACNFFDIGTHGAMSGTYSLKLATRPITGHTAVGIRRLTMSGRGRVQLEAYLAFKTEATLGNDPALNTFGGVAWDGNLHPSEAQFGAFTMATDICGDGGLRYHTVARYQNTDLDNRLARQWVYPAVPEPTPREHFQGKVKLQYGADFTAPNPEDWHPFGEPQELCYNEVPTKVNWHYVRWQLDTEKRRNIELQVNDRIMDMSEVPVPPYEEGYDSLENLLNFYFSVRTHAPVRNFLYIDSVLISVDW; this is translated from the coding sequence TTGAATACGGGCACGAGCAATAACACCCGCGATGAATTGCGCGAAGCCATCATCGCGGCGGATCCACGTTTGTCGAGATTTCGGCCGCTTCCGCGGATTCTCAGCCACGACGAATTCAATTCCGGCACGCACGGATGGTGTGAGCTGATCGGCAACTATGACGGCAATGGCAATCTCGATACCGTGGACGACCACATGCGAGACTTCCGGCCGCCGCAGCTGAGTGCCTGCAACTTCTTTGACATCGGAACCCACGGCGCCATGAGCGGGACATACTCCCTCAAACTCGCCACGCGGCCGATCACGGGGCATACCGCCGTGGGCATCCGGCGGCTGACCATGAGCGGGCGCGGCCGCGTGCAGCTCGAGGCTTACCTGGCGTTCAAGACAGAGGCGACGCTGGGTAACGATCCGGCGCTGAACACCTTCGGCGGCGTGGCCTGGGATGGCAACTTGCATCCTTCCGAGGCGCAGTTCGGTGCGTTCACGATGGCCACGGACATCTGTGGAGATGGCGGGCTGCGGTATCACACGGTCGCGCGTTACCAGAACACCGACCTGGACAACCGGCTGGCTCGCCAATGGGTCTATCCGGCAGTGCCGGAACCTACGCCGCGCGAACACTTCCAGGGCAAGGTCAAGCTCCAGTACGGGGCCGACTTCACCGCTCCGAACCCCGAGGACTGGCACCCATTCGGCGAGCCTCAGGAACTGTGCTACAACGAGGTTCCCACGAAGGTGAACTGGCATTACGTGCGGTGGCAGCTGGATACCGAGAAGCGCCGTAACATCGAGCTTCAGGTGAATGACCGGATCATGGACATGAGTGAGGTTCCGGTGCCGCCTTACGAGGAGGGTTACGACTCCCTGGAGAATTTGCTCAATTTCTATTTCAGTGTCCGCACGCACGCACCGGTGCGCAATTTTCTCTACATTGACTCGGTGCTGATATCGGTGGATTGGTAG
- a CDS encoding substrate-binding domain-containing protein: MVTGGARRPTLRDIARSLGVSVNTVSRALAGKDSVSEHTRGLVRAEADRLGYVPNTLARSLVLGSAMTLGLVITNPSNPFYARLISGIEMHGRIHGYSLLLLVTDESTDNESRAMDALLQSAVDGAIAVPVQRESDHWKRLEGAGIPLVFVNRDVPEREYDFVGIDNELGAYDATRHVIAQGARTVMALEEDLPITTIAGRIAGFRRAVADAGLPLDEGSVISVPTRRDDSAVLPWQPEEAYRVAQQLVARPDRPDAVITGNDFFALGLYRALAEVGLRVPGDMLVVGYGDHPYAAYLDPPLTSVRLPAQEVGTAAVDLLLKRMRGRPEHAGAADGGAGNDAPDPDPEKLVFAPELVVRASTAP; this comes from the coding sequence GTGGTAACAGGCGGGGCACGCAGGCCGACGCTGCGGGACATCGCGCGGTCTCTGGGGGTATCTGTCAATACGGTCTCGCGTGCCCTGGCTGGAAAAGACAGCGTCAGCGAGCACACCCGCGGTCTGGTCCGGGCCGAGGCGGACCGGCTCGGATATGTGCCGAATACGCTGGCGCGTTCGCTGGTGCTCGGTTCCGCCATGACCCTCGGGCTGGTGATCACCAACCCCTCCAACCCGTTCTACGCCCGGCTCATCAGCGGCATCGAGATGCATGGGCGCATCCACGGATACTCGCTGCTGCTCCTGGTCACCGATGAGAGCACGGACAACGAAAGCCGGGCGATGGATGCTCTGCTGCAGTCGGCTGTCGACGGGGCCATCGCGGTGCCGGTGCAGAGAGAGTCCGACCACTGGAAACGGCTCGAAGGGGCCGGCATCCCACTCGTGTTCGTCAACCGGGACGTGCCCGAGCGTGAGTACGACTTCGTTGGTATCGACAACGAGCTCGGTGCGTACGACGCTACCCGGCACGTCATCGCCCAGGGAGCCCGCACGGTGATGGCGCTGGAAGAAGATCTGCCCATCACCACCATCGCGGGACGCATCGCCGGATTCCGGCGCGCGGTGGCTGATGCCGGACTGCCGCTCGACGAAGGCAGCGTCATCTCGGTGCCGACGCGGCGCGACGATTCGGCAGTGCTGCCGTGGCAGCCGGAAGAGGCCTACCGGGTCGCTCAACAGTTGGTAGCGCGCCCGGATCGGCCGGACGCGGTGATCACCGGTAACGACTTCTTCGCGCTGGGCTTGTACCGGGCGCTGGCCGAAGTCGGTCTACGGGTGCCGGGCGACATGTTGGTCGTGGGGTACGGTGACCACCCGTACGCCGCATACCTCGATCCGCCACTGACTTCCGTGCGGCTCCCGGCCCAGGAGGTCGGGACCGCTGCTGTCGACCTGTTGCTGAAGCGCATGCGGGGACGGCCGGAGCACGCCGGTGCCGCGGACGGCGGCGCTGGCAACGACGCTCCTGACCCCGATCCGGAGAAGCTGGTGTTCGCGCCGGAGCTGGTCGTCCGTGCGTCCACCGCCCCGTGA
- a CDS encoding DJ-1/PfpI family protein → MPRVVFVLVPGLHLLDLAGPAQVFSTVADLGYGYELHYVGDVPEVRTAQGLTVHLSTSWPELRADDLALVPGWRSPVRTGPALSPAGSRCLTEHYQAGGTVASVCSGAFALAATGLLDGRRCTTHHALQDDLAARYPRADVVRDVLYVTDGRIITSAGIASGIDLALHLVAVRHGPATAARTAREMVVFGRRNGNEPQASAMLRHRSHVSDVVHHAQDLIDARFTESLRLSELAGAAGVSERTLTRLFGAATGMTPLRYQQILRVERAEHLISHGSTVEAAAHDVGFSDARMLRRLRNRAS, encoded by the coding sequence GTGCCACGCGTCGTCTTCGTTCTGGTGCCGGGCCTGCACCTGCTCGACCTCGCCGGCCCGGCACAGGTGTTCTCCACCGTGGCCGATCTCGGCTACGGCTACGAGTTGCACTACGTCGGCGACGTTCCGGAGGTGCGCACCGCGCAGGGCCTGACGGTGCATCTGTCGACCAGCTGGCCGGAACTGCGTGCCGACGACCTCGCGCTGGTGCCCGGCTGGCGATCACCCGTGCGGACCGGCCCGGCCCTCAGCCCAGCGGGATCACGATGTCTCACCGAGCACTACCAGGCCGGGGGCACCGTCGCCAGTGTCTGTTCCGGTGCCTTTGCCCTGGCCGCCACCGGATTGCTCGACGGCCGGCGCTGCACCACTCACCACGCCCTGCAGGACGACCTGGCTGCGCGTTACCCGCGGGCCGACGTCGTCCGGGATGTGTTGTACGTGACCGACGGCCGGATCATCACCTCAGCGGGCATCGCCAGCGGTATCGACCTCGCTCTGCACCTGGTGGCAGTCCGCCACGGCCCCGCGACGGCCGCCCGCACCGCCAGGGAGATGGTCGTCTTCGGCCGCAGGAACGGTAACGAGCCTCAGGCCAGCGCCATGTTGAGGCACCGCTCACACGTCAGCGACGTCGTCCACCACGCCCAGGACCTGATCGACGCGCGTTTCACCGAATCGCTACGCCTCAGCGAGCTCGCCGGCGCGGCGGGCGTCAGCGAGCGGACCCTGACGCGTTTGTTCGGCGCGGCCACCGGCATGACGCCATTGCGCTACCAGCAGATCTTGCGGGTGGAACGTGCCGAGCATCTGATCAGCCATGGCAGCACGGTCGAGGCAGCCGCGCACGACGTCGGCTTCAGCGATGCCCGGATGCTGCGCAGACTGAGAAACCGCGCCTCGTGA